From the genome of Nitrospirota bacterium:
GGACCAGCAGATGGCCATGCTCGGCATTCAGCTAATCACTCAGTTGAACGTGTTGATGAAGATCTCCCGCATGTACGAACGCACCAACGCGGCGCTGGATAAACCGGTCGAGACCATGCTGACCCTGATCAAGACCATGACGCACGACCAGCCGATCGCCGTCCGTCTGCAAAACGATTTCCTCTTTCTCGGGAACAGCCACTTGAAGGTGAACGCGCAGCAGATGGCCGTGGCCACCAGCATCATCGACACCCTGAACAGCTGGAAGATCGGCGGAGTCACCTTCTCGTTGACCGTAGAGGCGAAAGATCTGCGTGAGTTCGCCGCGCTCTTCGTCGCCCTGACGCCTGACGACACCACCCTCGAAGACCTCCGGCGCGAAATGGCCGCACGAGGGATCGCCGGCATCGAGCTCGAAGAACCGCGGCAGCTGCAGGTCCGGGACGAAACCGGAACAACCGGAAATGCGGGACTCTCCGGCATGGATAGCGCCTCGCTCAAAACACAGCGGAAACGGACCGCCAAAAACGGCTATGCCAAAGTGGCAGGATCGATCGGAGCCCTGACGCAATCGGTCCGTGAAGGGGGCACCGTCAGTTTTAAACAGGCGAAACGGGCGATCCAAAACATCGTCGATCTCATGATGGATGATGAAGCCACGATCCTCGGGCTCACGACCCTTCGTTGCCACGATCAGTACACCCATAACCATTCGGTCAATGTGTCCCTGCTCTCCATTGCCCTGGCCAATCGCGCGGGCTATCCCAAAGTGGAACTGGCCGACCTGGGCCTTGCAGCGCTGTTCCACGACATGGGCAAATCCACCATCCCTATGGAGGTCCTGAACAAGCCGGGCGAGTTTACCGATGATGACTGGGTGACCATGCGCAGTCATCCCACGGAGGGAGTCCTGAGTCTGTCTAAGCTGCGCGGCATCACGAATCTACCAGGCCGTATGGCAGCTGCCTCCTTCGAACACCACATGAACCTGGATTTCTCCGGCTATCCGAAGCTGACCGTGCCCTGGACCGTGTCATTGACCGGCCGCATCCTCACGATCGCAGACTGTTACGACGCGATGACCTCCTCCCGTGTCTATCGACGGGAACCCATGTCCCCCTCGAAAGTCCTCAACATGATGTTCGCAAAGTCCGGACAGTCGTTCGACCCGGTGCTGCTCAAGCTGTTCGTCAACTGTGTCGGCATCATCCCCATCGGCAGCCTGGTGATGCTGGAGACCAGCGAACTGGCCGTCGTGCTCAAACCGGCAGCAGACAAAGAACAGGCAGAACGACCATGGGTCAAAGTCATCACCGATCCGCAAGGA
Proteins encoded in this window:
- a CDS encoding HD domain-containing protein; the encoded protein is MSDFKIQQTPAAKEQARPILTHEKSLSQKIARGSEAGDILDQQMAMLGIQLITQLNVLMKISRMYERTNAALDKPVETMLTLIKTMTHDQPIAVRLQNDFLFLGNSHLKVNAQQMAVATSIIDTLNSWKIGGVTFSLTVEAKDLREFAALFVALTPDDTTLEDLRREMAARGIAGIELEEPRQLQVRDETGTTGNAGLSGMDSASLKTQRKRTAKNGYAKVAGSIGALTQSVREGGTVSFKQAKRAIQNIVDLMMDDEATILGLTTLRCHDQYTHNHSVNVSLLSIALANRAGYPKVELADLGLAALFHDMGKSTIPMEVLNKPGEFTDDDWVTMRSHPTEGVLSLSKLRGITNLPGRMAAASFEHHMNLDFSGYPKLTVPWTVSLTGRILTIADCYDAMTSSRVYRREPMSPSKVLNMMFAKSGQSFDPVLLKLFVNCVGIIPIGSLVMLETSELAVVLKPAADKEQAERPWVKVITDPQGTPIEQGRELDLTEKDETGEFRHHIIRLIDNTEYRFDTSRYFV